From one Plantibacter flavus genomic stretch:
- a CDS encoding GH25 family lysozyme: protein MNRFWRRWWPIVVGAAGTLAIGGICAALVAMGLVRPNAIVAASYAVRGVDVSSYQGEVDWDVLAAQPIDFAIMKATEGSGDQDERFAANWAGAQRAADESGLLIGAYHFLSFDSPAETQAQNIFDTVPVTAGALPITIDLECYADYCRTPPSAERVAAVLDPLLAALEEHYGRPPIIYATMRYYDAFLAGAYERNPMWIRSVVTPPVLSDGRSWDLWQYTSRERMPGYVGKEEFIDVNVFDGSRDDLQALVGP from the coding sequence ATGAACCGATTCTGGAGGCGCTGGTGGCCGATCGTCGTCGGGGCGGCCGGCACGCTCGCCATCGGCGGGATCTGCGCGGCACTCGTCGCCATGGGGCTCGTGCGGCCGAACGCGATCGTGGCCGCCTCGTATGCGGTGCGCGGTGTCGACGTCTCCTCGTACCAGGGCGAGGTCGACTGGGACGTCCTCGCGGCTCAGCCCATCGACTTCGCGATCATGAAGGCGACCGAGGGATCAGGTGATCAGGACGAACGGTTCGCCGCGAACTGGGCGGGCGCGCAGCGGGCGGCCGACGAGAGCGGCTTGCTCATCGGGGCGTACCACTTCCTGAGTTTCGACAGCCCGGCCGAGACGCAGGCGCAGAACATCTTCGACACCGTGCCGGTCACCGCGGGGGCTCTCCCGATCACCATCGATCTCGAGTGCTACGCCGACTACTGCCGGACGCCACCGAGTGCTGAGCGGGTCGCCGCCGTGCTCGATCCGCTCCTCGCCGCACTCGAGGAGCACTACGGTCGGCCGCCGATCATCTACGCCACCATGCGGTATTACGACGCGTTCCTCGCGGGTGCGTACGAGCGGAACCCGATGTGGATCCGCTCGGTCGTCACGCCGCCGGTCCTGTCGGACGGGCGGTCGTGGGACCTCTGGCAGTACACCAGCCGGGAACGGATGCCCGGGTACGTCGGCAAGGAGGAGTTCATCGACGTGAACGTCTTCGACGGTTCACGGGATGACCTCCAAGCACTCGTCGGACCCTGA
- a CDS encoding ABC transporter permease: MVGAAFVLLPLVAIVLRVDWADFGALVTSESSVAALGLSLRTSSLATALCIVFGVPLALVLARTRFPGQRLLRSLVLLPLVLPPVVGGIALLYTFGRLGLLGPALADAGIDIAFSTTAVVLAQTFVALPFLVLSLEGAIRTTGSRYEAVAATLGARPTTVFRTVTLPLLAPAVVSGAILSFARALGEFGATLTFAGSLQGVTRTLPLEIYLQRETDPDAAVALSLVLVVVAVLVVGVAGAQGSIRRGRIVAGVVR, from the coding sequence ATGGTCGGCGCGGCGTTCGTCCTGCTGCCGCTCGTCGCGATCGTCCTGCGCGTGGACTGGGCGGACTTCGGTGCACTCGTCACCTCCGAGTCGTCGGTCGCGGCGCTCGGGCTGAGTCTGCGGACGTCGTCACTCGCGACGGCCCTCTGCATCGTGTTCGGCGTGCCCCTCGCCCTCGTCCTCGCTCGCACCCGGTTCCCGGGGCAGCGTCTGCTGCGGTCGCTCGTCCTCCTCCCGCTCGTGCTCCCACCCGTCGTCGGCGGGATCGCCCTGCTCTACACCTTCGGTCGGCTCGGCCTGCTCGGACCGGCGCTCGCGGACGCCGGGATCGACATCGCGTTCTCCACGACCGCCGTCGTCCTCGCCCAGACCTTCGTCGCCCTGCCGTTCCTCGTGTTGAGCCTGGAGGGGGCGATCCGCACGACCGGCTCGCGGTACGAGGCCGTCGCCGCGACGCTCGGTGCACGTCCCACCACGGTCTTCCGCACCGTCACGCTGCCGCTCCTCGCACCCGCCGTCGTGTCGGGCGCGATCCTGTCGTTCGCGCGGGCCCTCGGCGAGTTCGGTGCGACCCTCACCTTCGCGGGCAGCCTGCAAGGGGTCACGCGGACGCTGCCGCTCGAGATCTACCTGCAGCGCGAGACCGATCCCGACGCCGCGGTCGCGCTGTCGCTCGTCCTCGTCGTCGTGGCCGTGCTCGTCGTCGGCGTGGCGGGGGCACAGGGGTCGATCCGCCGTGGACGGATCGTCGCCGGAGTAGTGCGATGA
- a CDS encoding sulfate/molybdate ABC transporter ATP-binding protein, which yields MTGAALEFRATLRERDWELAVDLAAGETVAVLGPNGAGKSTLLAVLAGLLRPDTGHATLAGRELFAVGGSGRDRWSPPHRRGISLLAQEALLFPHRSVLDNVAYGPLVAGASRGEARDIARRRLADVEASELEGRRPAELSGGQAQRVALARALAPDPALLLLDEPMAALDATVAPHLRRMLREQLHGRTTVLVTHEVLDAYTLADRVIVLDAGRIVEQGPTAEVLERPRTAFTADLAGLELLSGVRTARGIRLRDGAEVEVDTSAEADPIPVGVAVACAFRPSRVEVREADGSGSPSASGALRAMITDLEPRGDVVRVRSAVITADVAVQQLAAAGWSTGDVVDFVVDPRAAVLYPR from the coding sequence ATGACCGGGGCGGCCCTGGAGTTCCGAGCGACGCTGCGTGAACGCGACTGGGAGCTCGCCGTCGACCTCGCCGCGGGGGAGACCGTCGCCGTGCTCGGACCGAACGGCGCCGGCAAGTCGACGCTGCTCGCCGTCCTCGCCGGGCTCCTGCGTCCGGACACGGGTCACGCGACCCTCGCCGGTCGCGAGCTGTTCGCGGTCGGTGGATCGGGTCGGGACCGGTGGTCGCCGCCGCATCGGCGGGGGATCTCGCTCCTGGCGCAGGAGGCGCTGCTCTTCCCGCACCGCTCCGTGCTCGACAACGTCGCCTACGGCCCGCTGGTCGCCGGAGCGTCGCGCGGCGAGGCTCGGGACATCGCCCGACGACGACTCGCGGACGTCGAGGCGTCCGAGCTCGAAGGGCGCCGTCCTGCCGAGTTGTCCGGCGGTCAGGCGCAGCGGGTGGCGCTCGCCCGCGCGCTGGCCCCGGACCCGGCACTCCTGCTCCTCGACGAACCGATGGCCGCGCTCGATGCGACGGTCGCACCCCACCTGCGCCGCATGCTCCGTGAGCAGTTGCACGGACGGACGACCGTGCTCGTGACGCACGAGGTGCTCGACGCGTACACGCTCGCGGACCGGGTGATCGTCCTGGACGCCGGGCGCATCGTCGAGCAGGGGCCGACGGCGGAGGTGCTCGAGCGGCCGCGGACGGCGTTCACCGCGGACCTCGCGGGACTCGAACTGTTGTCGGGCGTTCGCACGGCACGCGGGATCCGTCTGCGGGACGGGGCGGAGGTCGAGGTCGACACCTCCGCGGAGGCAGACCCGATCCCGGTCGGGGTCGCCGTCGCCTGCGCGTTCCGACCGTCCCGCGTCGAGGTCCGAGAGGCTGACGGGTCTGGCAGCCCGAGTGCGTCAGGCGCCCTCCGCGCGATGATCACCGACCTCGAACCCCGCGGTGACGTCGTCCGGGTCCGCTCGGCGGTCATCACCGCCGACGTCGCCGTGCAGCAGCTCGCGGCCGCGGGGTGGTCGACGGGGGACGTCGTCGACTTCGTGGTCGACCCGCGGGCCGCGGTCCTCTACCCGCGCTGA
- the modA gene encoding molybdate ABC transporter substrate-binding protein, whose product MNRTAPRRSFRLLSALALGTGVLLAASACAAPAATPTPTASATTDQLSGSITVYAAASLKTTFTELAEDFEEAHPGTTVELTFAGSSDLVTQLTNGAPGDVFASADEKNMAKLTDADLVEGDPVDFATNVLQIAVPPSNPAGVKTFADLARPDVKTVVCAPQVPCGAATVTVEDATGVALSPVSEESSVTDVLGKVTSGEADAGLVYVTDVIAAGDAVRGITFPESSKAVNTYPIAPLSGSANPTVAAAFAAYVVSAEGQRVLADAGFGAP is encoded by the coding sequence GGCCCTCGGCACCGGGGTCCTGCTCGCCGCGTCCGCGTGCGCCGCACCCGCGGCGACGCCGACACCCACCGCCTCGGCCACGACGGACCAGCTCAGCGGCTCCATCACGGTGTACGCGGCCGCCTCGCTCAAGACGACCTTCACCGAGCTCGCGGAGGACTTCGAGGAGGCGCACCCCGGTACGACCGTCGAGCTGACTTTCGCCGGGTCCTCCGACCTCGTCACGCAGCTCACGAACGGTGCTCCCGGCGACGTGTTCGCCTCGGCGGACGAGAAGAACATGGCGAAGCTGACCGATGCCGACCTCGTCGAGGGTGACCCGGTCGACTTCGCGACCAACGTCCTGCAGATCGCCGTGCCCCCGTCGAACCCTGCCGGTGTGAAGACGTTCGCCGACCTCGCCCGCCCGGACGTCAAGACGGTCGTGTGTGCGCCGCAGGTCCCCTGTGGAGCGGCCACGGTCACCGTCGAGGACGCCACGGGTGTCGCGCTGAGCCCGGTCAGTGAGGAGTCGTCGGTCACCGACGTCCTCGGCAAGGTGACCTCGGGCGAGGCCGATGCCGGGCTCGTCTATGTGACCGACGTCATCGCGGCCGGCGACGCCGTGCGGGGCATCACCTTTCCCGAGTCGTCGAAGGCCGTCAACACCTACCCGATCGCGCCCCTGTCAGGGAGCGCGAACCCCACGGTCGCGGCGGCCTTCGCGGCCTACGTCGTGAGCGCCGAGGGACAGCGGGTGCTCGCCGACGCCGGCTTCGGCGCACCGTGA